AAACCGGCTAGAATCATGGAAAAGCCGCCGACTGACAATGACATGAGTAAAACGAGAATCACTACCTGCCCCCAGGCTCCCCACTCAATTCCAAAAGCAATCTTTGTTCCAATGATCAAAACACTTAGCTGGAGGGCAGCAAGAACAGCACCGCTTAAAAACGTTCCGGCGGCAATCCGGTGCAATCCGGCGCCGCCTGCTATCATGCGCTGAAGGGTGAAATTCTTCTTCTCTTCCAGGAAAGACTGTGAAACGGCTCCGGCGGTAAAAAGCATAAACATTACACTCATGGCAGCCGCGTAATATTGAAATCCATCCAGCGGTTCCCTGGCAGGCACTCTTTCCTCGGTCAGCTCGATCACCGTTTTGGATTGTAATACTTCTTCCATGAAAAACGGCAGCCCAGCAAAGCCCGCTTCCGACGCATCGATTTCAGCCGCCGTCGCAAGATAAGCATTTTTAGCCGCTGCAGCATCTGCCAGGCCATCCGTGAACCGTTTTACAAGATCTTCCGCAATCATCCCGCCGAACCCTGACTCAGAACGTTTTTCGAACCTGATGTCCACTTGTTCGCCATCACCTGTTACAAATTGAAGCAAAGACTTGTAATAAAAATGTTCCGGAAAGGTTACGACCGCTGTCAATTCGCCGTCCTTCAGCATCGCTTCCGCTTCTTCGGCTGAGAGCTCTTCATATTGCAAAAATTCCCGGACCTGCCTGTTTTCAAGGACAGCGTTTTTGAACTGGCTATATAGATCCATTTGCTCAGGTAATCGCTGATCAGAAAGCAGCACCATTGCCCCGGGCAAACTGTCGGCTATTTTATGCTGGAATCGTTCAATATCTGCTTCTTTATCCGCTTCCATTACGACCCCGAGCTTGATATCAATATTCCCCGCAGGCGCATCCATGAACTTTCCAATTGAAAAACCAAGTATTGCCGTCAGGACAAACGGCATCAGCAGGATGATCAGCAGCGTCTTTTTGTCTCTTATGATACGCTTCATATCTTTCAGAATGAGATTTCCAATCATCGTGTATCCCCCTAATCTCTTAGCGCCCGCCCCGTCATATAAAGGAAAACATCTTCAAGCGTCGGTTTTTTCACCTGGACAGATATCAAGTCGGCCCCGGTTTTCTCGGCAGCTGAGAGGATAAGTCTCAGGAGGCCGCTGTTTTTGTCTCCAGCCAGCTCATAAAGGCCTTCCGCTTTTTTTTGGACGCTTTTCATCTCCTGCATCTCCCTCAGGGTATTGATAAACTTTACATTATCTTCTTCTATCGCAAGTTCGACGATATCACTTCCCGAAACTTCATCTTTCAGCTGTTCCTTCGTGCCAGCGGCAATCATTCTCCCCTTATCCATTATGTAAATGCGGTCACAGAGAAACTCCACTTCTTCCATATAGTGACTGGTGTATAAAATCGTCATCCCTTGACGGTTCAGACGCTTGACTGTTTCCAGAATATGATTACGCGATTGGGGATCGATGCCTACAGTCGGCTCATCCATTACAAGCAGCTTTGGATTATGCAGCAGAGCCGCACCGATGTTAAGCCGTCTTTTCATTCCCCCTGAATAAGTGCCCACTTTCGATTTCAGCTTTTCATGAAGTCCGATGATTTCTGCAACCGCCTTAATCTTTTCCTTCAGCTCCACCCCTTTAAGCCCGTGAACTTTTCCGAAAAACGCTAAATTTTCAAAACCGGTAAGTTCCGGATAAAGCGCAATATCCTGTGGCACCACTCCTAAAAGGGTGCGGAGCTTTTGCGGATTGGCTTTGATATCCTCTCCGCGAAGCAGAATCTCTCCGCTTGTTGGTTTTAATAAGGATGTAATCATATTGATTGTCGTTGATTTCCCTGCGCCGTTGGGGCCCAGAAATCCTAAAATTTCCCCCTCCTCAATATAGAAATCGATGCCGGC
This portion of the Bacillus marinisedimentorum genome encodes:
- a CDS encoding ABC transporter permease, whose product is MIGNLILKDMKRIIRDKKTLLIILLMPFVLTAILGFSIGKFMDAPAGNIDIKLGVVMEADKEADIERFQHKIADSLPGAMVLLSDQRLPEQMDLYSQFKNAVLENRQVREFLQYEELSAEEAEAMLKDGELTAVVTFPEHFYYKSLLQFVTGDGEQVDIRFEKRSESGFGGMIAEDLVKRFTDGLADAAAAKNAYLATAAEIDASEAGFAGLPFFMEEVLQSKTVIELTEERVPAREPLDGFQYYAAAMSVMFMLFTAGAVSQSFLEEKKNFTLQRMIAGGAGLHRIAAGTFLSGAVLAALQLSVLIIGTKIAFGIEWGAWGQVVILVLLMSLSVGGFSMILAGLNFKNDNGKATAFFENAGIQVMALIGGSFIPISQLPEAMAIAGKWTPNGMGLQAFMKTMQGYPLSDLYMYLAGFAASAGVLFLAGSLVFYVHARKGDMT
- a CDS encoding ABC transporter ATP-binding protein, giving the protein MMEATGLAKTFKDVNAVAGIDFYIEEGEILGFLGPNGAGKSTTINMITSLLKPTSGEILLRGEDIKANPQKLRTLLGVVPQDIALYPELTGFENLAFFGKVHGLKGVELKEKIKAVAEIIGLHEKLKSKVGTYSGGMKRRLNIGAALLHNPKLLVMDEPTVGIDPQSRNHILETVKRLNRQGMTILYTSHYMEEVEFLCDRIYIMDKGRMIAAGTKEQLKDEVSGSDIVELAIEEDNVKFINTLREMQEMKSVQKKAEGLYELAGDKNSGLLRLILSAAEKTGADLISVQVKKPTLEDVFLYMTGRALRD